Sequence from the Thiohalospira halophila DSM 15071 genome:
TGCAAGGCCCCAAGGAGATGACCCCCAACGCCGCCCAGCGCTACGAGGTCACCCACGACGACCTCCCGCTGCACTGCCCCATGGACGGTATGAGCCTGTGGAACTCGCACCCCCGCGTCTACCTCCCCATCGAGGAGACCGGCAAGGCGATGTGCCCCTACTGCGGCGCGGAATACATCCTCAAGGGCTGATCCCGGCCACCCCGAAGGCGCGCGCCGCCAGCTCCACCGGATGGACCACCCGGGCGGCCGGCCCGCCGGCGGCCAGGTGCAGCGCACAGCCGGGATTGGTGGTGGCCAGCCAGTCGGCATCGGCGGCGGCCGCCACCTTCGGCGCGCGCAGCTCGGCGGCCCACTCGGGATTCTCCAGGAACCAGGTCCCCGCCGCGCCACAGCACTGGTCGTTACCGGCCAGCTCCGCGACCTCCAGCCCCGGGATACGCTGTAACAGCGCCGCCGCGGCGCCCCCGTCGCGCAGGGCATTGCGGGCGGTGCAGGGCTGGTGCACCCGCACCCGGCCGGACAGGGCCCCCGGCTCGGCGGCCCACTCGGCATCCGCCAGGAAGCGGCTCGCCTCCACCACCTCCACGCCCTCGAAGAGGGCGTAGCGCTCCGGGTACTCCGCCAGGTGGGCGCCACAGCCCGTGGCCAGGTGGATCACCGTATCGGCCCCGGTGAAGGCCGCCGCATTCTCCGCCGCCAGCCGTTGCGGCTCGTCGGCCTCCCCGGCGTGGGCATGGAGCGCCCCGCAGCAGTTCTGCCCCGGCGGCACGTCGACGGCGTAGCCCAGGCGGTTGAGCAGGCCGACGGTCAGCGCCAGCCGGTGGGCATCGGTATGGCGGGCGATGCAGCCCAGGAAGAGGGCGACCCGCCCCCGCTCCTCCCCCTCGGCGGGGTAGTGGGCCTCCCAGCGCTGCCGGGGGGGCAGGGCGGGGAGCTCCGTCAGGGCGGTCTCCAGCCCCAGTCGCCGGGCCACGCCGGTCCGGCGCGCCAGGCCGGGCAGACCCAGCCGCTGGGCCCAGCGCAGCAGGCTCATCGCCCCGGCCAGACGGCGGGGATGGGCCAGCAGCCCGTCACGTCCCAGGCGGCCCAGCCGGCGATGGGCAGTCGGCTCCGCCGGGGCGGTCATGCGGCGGCCGGCGTCGAGGATCCGGCCGTAGGGGACATCCGCCGGGCAGACCCGCTCACAGGCCCGGCAGGCCAGGCAGTGGTCCAGGTGTGCCCGACCGCGGTCGGTGAGGTCGAGCTGCCCCTCCGCCAGCCCCTGGAGCAGGGCGATCCGCCCGCGCGGGGATTCGGCCTCGCTGCCGGTGAGCCGGTAGGTGGGGCAGTGGGGCAGACACAGGCCGCACTTCACGCACCGGTCGGCCATCTCCAGGGGGAACTCGGCTCGGGCTTCCTCGTCCAGGGGGAGTCGGGGCATTGCGTCTGTTCGTTCCTCGGGCAGGGAGAATTGGGAAGGGGGCGCCGGTTCATAGTACGCTATGACCCGTTTACCGTAGCACACCCGCCCACTCGCGGCCCCGGAGGAAACCATGTTCCGATCCAGTCTGCCGACCCTGGCCCTGTGCCTGGCGACGAGCCCCGTCGCGGCCCAGGACGAAGTCTTCCAGGGCACCCGGGATGCCGAGCCCCTGGAACGCGTGGAGGAGCCCTCCTGGTCGGCGGAGATCGAACTGGGCATGGTGGATACCAGCGGCAACACCAACACCAATACCACCAACGGTGGTGCCACGGTGGTCCACGAACGCGACTACTGGCGCCACCGGGGCGAGATCAGCGCCCTGCGCGCCCGGGAAGAGGGCGTGACCACCGCCGAGCGGTACACCGCCGCCGCCAAGTCCGACTACAAGTTCCGCCCGCGGGACTACGTCTTCGTCGCCCTGCGCTACGAGGACGACCGCTTCAACGGCTACGACTACCGCGCCTCCGAGGCGGTGGGCTACGGCCGCAAGGTCCTCGACAGCGACCGTTTCGAGCTGGATGCGGAGATCGGTGCCGGCGCCCGCCAGGAACGCGTCGAGGATGGCGAGCAGACCAACGAGAGCCTGGGCCGCCTGGCCGGGGATTTCCGCTGGCAGCTCTCGGAGACGGCCAAGTTCAGCCAGACCCTGCTCATGGAGGTGGACGGCGGCACCTATACCCGCTCGGTCACCGGTCTCTCCGCCCGCGTGGTCGAGAGCCTCTCCATGAAGCTCTCCCACGAGATCCGGCGCAACACCGATGTCCCGGCGGATACCAAGGACACCGACACCGTCACCTCCATCAACCTGGTCTATTCCCTCTGAATCATGA
This genomic interval carries:
- a CDS encoding (Fe-S)-binding protein; amino-acid sequence: MPRLPLDEEARAEFPLEMADRCVKCGLCLPHCPTYRLTGSEAESPRGRIALLQGLAEGQLDLTDRGRAHLDHCLACRACERVCPADVPYGRILDAGRRMTAPAEPTAHRRLGRLGRDGLLAHPRRLAGAMSLLRWAQRLGLPGLARRTGVARRLGLETALTELPALPPRQRWEAHYPAEGEERGRVALFLGCIARHTDAHRLALTVGLLNRLGYAVDVPPGQNCCGALHAHAGEADEPQRLAAENAAAFTGADTVIHLATGCGAHLAEYPERYALFEGVEVVEASRFLADAEWAAEPGALSGRVRVHQPCTARNALRDGGAAAALLQRIPGLEVAELAGNDQCCGAAGTWFLENPEWAAELRAPKVAAAADADWLATTNPGCALHLAAGGPAARVVHPVELAARAFGVAGISP
- a CDS encoding DUF481 domain-containing protein, which produces MFRSSLPTLALCLATSPVAAQDEVFQGTRDAEPLERVEEPSWSAEIELGMVDTSGNTNTNTTNGGATVVHERDYWRHRGEISALRAREEGVTTAERYTAAAKSDYKFRPRDYVFVALRYEDDRFNGYDYRASEAVGYGRKVLDSDRFELDAEIGAGARQERVEDGEQTNESLGRLAGDFRWQLSETAKFSQTLLMEVDGGTYTRSVTGLSARVVESLSMKLSHEIRRNTDVPADTKDTDTVTSINLVYSL
- a CDS encoding zinc-finger domain-containing protein: MQGPKEMTPNAAQRYEVTHDDLPLHCPMDGMSLWNSHPRVYLPIEETGKAMCPYCGAEYILKG